GTTGATCCGGAAGCTGGACCCCTTGTCGCGCTCGATCCTGCGGGTGACGTCGATCTGCTCGAAGCCGTTGACGGCGGCCGGCGCATCGCCGGCGCCGTTATCCAGGTCGATGGAGACCTCGGCGATATTGCGCGCCGGGCGGTCGGCGGTGCCGTTGAAGATGACATCGTCCATACCGCCGCCGCGCAATTGCCGGGCGGAACCCTCGCCCATGCACCAGCGGAACGCTTCGAGGATGTTGGACTTGCCGCAGCCGTTGGGCCCGACGATGCCGGTCAGGCCGGGCGAAAGCTCCAGTTCCGTCGGATCGACGAAGGACTTGAACCCCGTCAGACGAATCTTGCTGAACTGGACCAACCCGTCCTTCCCGGCCGCCGGTGCGGGGCGGCCTGCTACTTGCCGGCCGCCGCCAGCGCTTCCTTGATGATGCGGTCGAAGGTCTCGAACGGCCGGGCGCCGTCGACCCGTTTGGCCGCGCCGCTTTCGATCTGCTTCTTCGTGCCGATCAGGAAGGTCGGCACGCTCTGGATCTTGAACCTCGCCGTCGCGTCGTTGACGCTGTCCGAGATGCCCTTGACGATGTCCTTGCTGTCGAGGCAGGCCTTGAAATCGGCGTCGCTCAGGCCGCCGAGGCGGGCGTAGCGGCCCAGTGCCGTGTAGAACTTGTCCCGGCCCAGGAACGCCCACTGCGCTTGGTTGGCGAACAGGATCTCGACCATTCCCTTGGCGCGGGCCGGGCCGAGGCACCGGGCGGTCAGAATGCCCAGGAAGCCCTGTGCATTGTGCGGGAAATCGCGCAGCACGAAGCGGACCTTGCCGGTATCGACATAGGTCTTCTTGATGCGCGGCCAGGCGCCGACATGGAATTCGCGGCAATGCGGGCAGGACAGGGATTCGAAGCCGTAGATGAGGACCGGCGCCCCGGCCTTGCCGTAGCCGATCTCCTTCAGGGCGTCCTTCACCGAGGCGATTTCCGCGCGCGCCGGCAGGGCGAACGCCCCGAATGCAAGGACGAAGGCGGCCAGCAGGACGGGAACGACGGTCAACAAGCGGTTGTGGTTCATGTACACCTCGCCACAATATATGGATGATGCGCGAAATTCAAACGCGCGGCAACAGGGTAATCGCGCCTGTGCATAACTGCACAATCACACTGCTGTCATGGGCACACTGCTTTCACGGGGCTGTCATGGGGGCTGTCATGAGGGCTGTCACGGGGGCCGTCATGGCGCCGGAATGCCGTCACTGAAGCGGGAATGCGCCGGCATTGTGGCACGGTTCGCGCGCGGCGCCGGCGTTCAGCCCCGGCCCTGCCGGGCCGCAACCGCCTCGCCGAGCCGTTGCAGGGCGTCGCGCAGGCCGTCGTCCTCGATTCCGGCGGTCTGCCGGCGCACGGATTCCTTGTCGGCCGGCGCGGCATCGGGCGGCGCAACGCCGGCCCGCCGGTTTTCGGGGCGGGTGTCGGGGCAGCTGACCGGCGCGTGCAGGATATGCAGCCGGGCGACCGCCCGATAGCCGAAATAGCCGTTCACCTTTTCGATGATCTGCGGCGCCAGATGGGCGATTTCCGGCGCCAGCGCCGGGCTGCCGACCCGGAGATGGAGGACGCCGGCGTCGCGTCCGCCTTCGGGCAGCGACCGGCCCGCCACCAGCTTCTCCGGCGCGGTCGCTCCGGCCAGGAAGGCGCCGACGATCCTGTGCCAGTCCGCCAGCACCCCGGCGACCGCCAGCCCGCGCTTGCGCAGCGCCGGGCGCGCCGCGGCGGCGGCGGCCGGTGCGATATGGCGCATACCGGAGCCGCGCCGGGCGGCGCGTTTCGCCGGCGCAGCGGCGGAGGCGGGGGAGGAAGCGGAACGTCTCGCCATCGTTCGGGGGCTTCGGGGGCTCGATCTGGCCTTTGCCGGAGGACGGCGATAGCGTAGCCGACCGTTCGGCTCTTCGCCAGCGCTGCTTGCTGCATATTGTGACCGATGCCCGATGCCCGCGCCACCGATGCCCTGCTGTCCGCCGCGCTTTCCGCCGCAGGGGCGCGGCTGGAGGCGGGCTTCGGCGGTCCGGCGCAGGCGTCCGCCGCCCTGCTCGACTGGTACGGCCGGCACGCCCGCGACCTGCCCTGGCGCGTGCCGACCGGCGCCGCCGGACGGCCCGACCCCTACCGGGTGTGGCTGAGCGAAATCATGCTGCAACAGACCACGGTGGCGGCCGTGGCGGGCTATTTCGCGCGCTTCGTCGCGCGGTGGCCGGCTGTCGGCGACCTGGCCGCCGCACCGCTGGACGATGTGCTGCACGCCTGGCAGGGCCTGGGCTATTACGCAAGGGCGCGCAACCTGCACCGCTGCGCCAGAGCGATAATGCAGGAGCATGGCGGCGTCTTCCCCGATACCGAGGACGCCCTGCGCGCCCTGCCCGGCATCGGCGCCTATACCGCCGCGGCGGTCGCCGCCATCGCCTTTGGCCGGCCGGCGACGGTGGTGGACGGCAATGTCGAGCGGGTCATGGCCCGGCTGCACGCCGTCGAGACGCCGCTGCCGGCGGCCAAACCGGTCCTGCGCCGGCTCGCGGCGCTGACGACGCCGGACGGTGGACCGGACGGGCGGCCGGGCGACTATGCCCAAGCGGTGATGGATCTGGGGGCGACGGTATGCACGGCGCGGGCGCCGCAATGCCTGCTTTGCCCGTGGTCGGCCGGCTGTGCGGCGTATCGTCGGGGCGTGGCCGCGGACCTGCCGCGCCGGGCGCCGAAGAAAGCGAAACCGCTGCGCCGCGGCATCGTGTGGTGGATCGAGCGGCCGGACGGCCGGGTCCTGCTGCAACGCCGGCCGGAGACCGGCCTGCTCGGCGGCATGATGGAGTTTCCCGGCACCGGCTGGACGGAAGCCGGACCGCAGGGGGCCGAACCGAGCGGCCGCCCGCCGGTCGCCGTGACCGCGGAGCGCGACGCCGGCACGGTCGGCCATGTCTTCACCCATTTCCGGCTCGAACTCGCCGTGCGCACCGCCCGGACCGAAGACCGGACGGGCGAGTCGGCAAGCGGCGCGGTCTGGGAGGACCCGGCCCGCCTCGACCGGCAGGCCCTGCCGACCGTGATGAAGAAGGTGGCGCGGGCGGCGCTCGGCCGCGATAATCCCCGCGACGATAGGGGGCCGGCGGCGGCCGGGCGGGGCGAGAGGACGTAGGATCGGCCATGCGGGGCAGGAAGCGGGGCAATATCGTCGTCCTCACCGGGGCGGGCATCTCCAAGGAATCCGGGCTCGACACCTTCCGCGACGCCGACGGCCTGTGGTCGCGGGTCAACCTGGAGGATGTCGCCACGCCGGAGGGCTTCGCCCGCAACCCGAAGATGGTGCACGATTTCTACAACCACCGCCGGCGCGAGCTGCAATCCGACAACGTCCGGGCCAACGCCGCCCATGCCGCCCTCGGCCGCCTCGAGGCCGAATGGCCGGACAGCGTGCTGGTCGTGACCCAGAATATCGATGCGCTGCACGAAGAAGGCGGCTCGAAGAACCTGATCCACATGCACGGCGAGATGCTGAAGGCGCGCTGCGACCTGTGCGGCGCGGTGCACGGCTGGACCGGCGACATGGATATCGGGACGGTCTGCCCGGCCTGCGAGCGCGCCGGCGGCATACGCCCCCACGTCGTGTGGTTCGGCGAGATGCCGTTCGAGATGGAGCGGATCTCCCGCGCCCTGGCGCAATGCAGCCTGTTCGTCTCCATCGGCACCTCCGGCAACGTCTATCCAGCCGCCGGCTTCGTGCAGGAGGCGATCTTCTCGGCGCGCGCCCACACGGTCGAGCTCAACATGGAGCCGAGCGAGGGCGCGACGATGTTCGCCGAGACGGTCTACGGCCCGGCGACCGAGGTCGTGCCGGCCTGGGTCGAGCGCGTCCTCGAAGAAGGCTTTTGAGCGAAGCGCTGGACGCCCCCGCGTTGGACGCCCTGTGGCGCGAGGTGCGCGGCTGCACCCTGTGCGCCGCCGACCTGCCGCTCGGCCCGCGCCCGGTTCTGCGGCCCTCGGCGACGGCGCGGCTGCTGATCGTCGGCCAGGCGCCGGGGACGAAGGTCCATGAGAGCGGCATCCCGTGGAACGATCCGAGCGGCGACCGGCTGCGCGGCTGGATGGGCATAAGCCGGGAGACCTTCTACGACCGGCGGCGCATCGCCATTATGCCGATGGGCTTCTGCTATCCGGGACGGTTGCCGCGCGGCGGCGACGCCCCGCCCCGGCCGGAATGCGCGCCGCACTGGCACGCCGCCCTGCTGGCGCTGATGCCGGCGGTCGAACTGACCCTGCTGGTCGGCGGCTACGCCCAGGCGCACTATCTGGGCCCGCGGCGCGGCCGGACGTTGACCGAAACCGTCGCCCGCTGGCGCGATTTCCTGCCCGGCACCCTGCCGACGCCGCACCCGAGCTGGCGCACCCGCGGCTGGGTCGCCCGCAACCCCTGGTTCGAGGCCGAACTGCTGCCGGATTTGCGGGCGCGGGTGGCGGCGCTGGTCGGAGCGGAGGCTGGAGAACGGCCGGATTTTGAATAAATGTTCAAAATCAGTTTGCCTAAGTCTTTGAAATCGCTCTGTTTTTCTTATTAGACAGACCGGTCTTTCTTACGTGTTTTTTTGCACCCGGCAGCCCTAACCCTTTGGAATCGTTGGAAAGACACCTTTCGGAAATGCGCAAAATCAATCCAGATAGGAATTTTTCCAGAATCCCGGCCGGGCGGGAGCGCCGGTCGACACCGGGGGCGGCATCGCCGGGCAGCAAGGCCCGGCAGAATCGGAGGGTCGAACCGGACGGGGTCCGGCCGTCAAGCCCAGGCGGCGCACAGGGTGGCGCATTGGATGGCGGATCGGATGGCCGATCGGCGGCGGCGGGCCGGAAAGCGGGAATACGCATGTTCCCGTATGTTTTCGATTCCTCCGCGAAACCTCTCGTCGTCATTCCGACCGGAGCCACGGCCCTGCGGGCCGGGGCGGAGCGGAGGAATCCCGGCTCGATCCCACCCACAGGAAACCCGTAGTCATGCGTTGAGATTCCTCCGCTACGCGCCCCGGACCAAATCCGGGGCGCTCCGGTCGGAATGACGGGAGGGGAGACGGAGAGCGGACGCACGGTCCAGCCCGTTTCGCAGGGGAATCCATGTTTTCGGGGCGTCGGCCGGCCGCAGCGGGCGCACTTCGGGCGTTGACGGGGCCGATATAGGGCGCGGAAGCTGCCGTGTCAAGGAAAAATGTCGAAAAACAGAAAAATTTTCAAACTTACTCCGGCGGACCCGCCGACAAGCGCTGCGGCATGGCGGATTTGACCCCTTGTCCCGGCGCGTACCCCAAGCACATCTGCGGGCACATTCTCAGCGGGATGCAAACCCCAGACAGCCGGGACCGGAGCGATGAGCAAGACGAGCGGCGTGAAGAAGGTCGTGCTGGCCTATTCCGGCGGGCTGGACACCTCCGTGATCCTGCGCTGGCTGCAGGACACCTACGGCTGCGAGGTCGTCACCTTCACCGCCGATCTCGGCCAGGGCGAGGAGCTGGAGCCGGCGCGGCGCAAGGCCGAAATGCTCGGCATCCGGGAAATCTACGTCGAGGACCTGCGCGAGGACTTCGTCCGCGACTACGTCTTCCCGATGTTCCGGGCCAACGCGGTCTACGAGGGCACCTACCTGCTCGGCACCTCGATCGCCCGGCCGCTGATCGCCAAACGCCAGATCGAGATCGCCGAAGAGACCGGCGCCGACGCCGTCGCCCACGGCGCGACCGGCAAGGGCAACGACCAGGTCCGCTTCGAGCTCACCTATCTCGCCCTCAAGCCGGACATCAGGATCATCGCGCCGTGGCGCGAATGGGACCTGACCAGCCGGGCCCGGCTCGTCGACTATGCCGAGAAGCACCAGATTCCGGTGCCGCGGGACAAGCGCGGCGAGCCGCCGTTCAGCCAGGACGCCAACCTGCTGCACATTTCCTCGGAAGGCAAAGTGCTGGAGGACCCGGCCCAGGCGGCGGACCTGGACCTGATCCTGACCCGCATGGTCTCGCCGATGGACGCGCCGGACCGGCCGGCGGAGATCGAGATCGCCTTCGAGCGCGGCGACCCGGTGGCGATCGACGGCGAGGCGCTGAGCCCGGCCGCGCTGCTGACCCGGCTCAACGAACTGGGCGGCGCGAACGGCATCGGCGCCATCGACATCGTCGAGAACCGTTTCATCGGCATGAAGAGCCGCGGCGTCTACGAGACGCCGGGCGGCACGATCCTGTTCCACGCAAGGCGGGCGATGGAATCGATCACGCTGGAGCGCGGCGCGGCCCATCTCAAGGACGAGCTGATGCCGCGCTACGCCGAGCTGGTCTACAACGGCTTCTGGTTCGCGCCGGAGCGGGAGATGCTCCAGGCCGCCATCGACCATGCCAGCGAGCGGGTGAACGGCACGGTGCGCCTCAAGCTCTACAAGGGCAACGTCATGGTCACCGGCCGCACGTCGCCGAACAGCCTCTATGACGAAGCCATCGTCACCTTCGAGGAGGACGCCGGCGCCTACGACCAGCGCGACGCCGAAGGCTTCATCCGCCTCAACGCCCTGCGCCTGCAACTGCTGGGACGGCAGCGGGGGCGGTAGGGGAAGGTTTCAGAGGGAATTATATCTGCGGCCTTGCGTTTGCGGCCCGCTGCCATTCCGCCGGGCGACGCCGTCAAACCATCCCTCGATGCCGCCCCGGACGGAGCGCAGCGACGATCCGGGGACCAGGGGCCTGCCCCTTCGGCAAGCTCAGGGCAGGCTCTGAGCTTGTCGAAGGGGCAACAGGCAAACACCTTCCGGGTCGGCCCTGGGCCCCGGATCAGGTCCGGGGCGGCAATTTTGGTGTTCGGGCCTCGACGAACGAGCGGCGTTTTCGGTTTTCGCCCCCTACCCCGCCGGCTCCTCGATCCCCGCCTGCTGGCAGGCGGCGGTTACGGTGTTGGCGAGCAGGCAGGCGATGGTCATGGGGCCGACGCCGCCGGGCACCGGGGTGATCGCGCCGGCGACCTCGACCGCCGAGTCGAAATCGACGTCGCCGACCAGGCGCATCTTCCCTTCCGCTGCGCCGGGCCGATCGTCCGGAATCCGGTTGATGCCGACGTCGATCACCGTGGCGCCCGGCGCGATCCAGTCGCCCGGCACCATGCGCGGCCGGCCGACGGCGGCGATGAGGATATCGGCGCGGCGGCATTCCCCGGCGAGGTCGCGGGTGCGCGAATGGGCGATGGTCACCGTGCAGTGCTCGCCGAGCAGCAGCTGGGCCATCGGCTTGCCGACGATGTTGGAGCGGCCGAGCACGAGGGCGCGCAGCCCCTTGAGCTCGCCCAGCCGGTCCTTCAGCATCATCAGGCAGCCGCGCGGCGTGCACGGCACCAGCGCCTGGCCGCCGGTCGCCAGCCGGCCGGCGTTGACGACGTGGAAGCCGTCGACATCCTTGTCCGGGTCGATGGCGTCGAGCACGGCGGTCTCGGAGACATGATCCGGCAGCGGCAGCTGGACGAGGATGCCGTGGACCGCGGGATCGCCGTTCAGCTGCCGGACGAGCGCCAGCAGCGTTTCCTGGTCCGTCTCCGGCGGCAGCTTGTGCTCGAAGGAGTTGAGCCCCGCCTCGACGGTCGCCTTGCCCTTGTTGCGGACATAGACCTGGCTCGCCGGGTCTTCGCCGACCAGAACGACGGCGAGGCCGGGCACGAGGCCGTGTTCCGCCTTCAGGACGGCGGCCTGGCGGGCGACGGTTGCGCGGAGGCGGGCGGCAAAGGCCTTGCCGTCGATGACGTTCGATCGGTCCATGGTCGGGCGGTTCCGGATACTGGCAGGTTCGGGGGAAGTTCGGGCTGCGGCGCAGCCGGTCTAGCGGAACGCCATGCCGGTGCAGGCCGGGATAACGGCGTATTCGGCGAGCAGGCTGCGCAGCACCCAAATGCCGAGAAAGACGACGATGGGCGAGAAATCCAGCGCGCCGGTCTGGGGCAGGAAGCGGCGGATCGGCCCGAGGACCGGCTCGATCAGGCGCTGGAGCCCGTCGAAGACGACGTTGACGAAGCGGTTGTAGGCGTTGATCACGCCGAACGACAGCAGCAGGCTCAGCACGATGTAGATGATCAGGATCCAGGTGAAGATCCCGAGGATCATGTCGATGAGCTGGACAATCGTGCACATGGACGGGCGGCGGCGGCGGGCTCGTTCGGCGAAAGCGCCGCGACCCTATCGGGGCGGCCGGCGCATGGCAAGAAAATCGGCGACGGGCCGCCGGCCGGCCGGTCCTGCGCGGCGTTTCGGCAGCCCCGGAACATTTGGCCGGGAAATTCAGCGCTCGGGGCAGTGGGTCAGTTTGAATTCCGGCGTCGGCCGAAGCCGATCCCCTGTCCGTCATTTCGACCGCAGCCCCGGATTTATCCGGGGCGGAGCGGAGAAATCCTTCCGGCGCGAAGCAAGGTCCAAAGCATTGTACCGGAAAGATTTCTCCACTCCGCGGCTGCGCCGCTCCGGTCGAAATGACGGACAGTGGCTGGAGAGGGGCGATGGGTGGAAGGATATTTTCGGGTCGCCGCCACGTCCTCTCCAATTTCAAACTGACCCGCTACCGCGCAGAGCCGCGCCTTGACTTGCCCCATCTTGACTTGCCGCATCTTGACTTGCAGGGCGGCGGCACCCCATATGCGCCACCGCAGGCCGGCCCGCGCTTCGGGCCGATGGCCGGACGACACGCCTGTGGTGCGGGGCCGTAGCTCAGATGGGAGAGCGTCGCGTTCGCAATGCGAAGGTCAGGGGTTCGATTCCCCTCGGCTCCACCAGAACCCGCCTGATCAAGACCCTCTTGGGCAATATTTTCCGTGAATCGCCGGCGCGCCGCGCGTAAGGAAAGCGGCGTGACACAGGATGCCGACACCCTGACGGTCGAGGTCTGGCGCGGCGATGCGCGCGGCGGCGGCTATGTCGCCTATGCGGTGCCGCGGCGGGAGAGCCAGACGGTCCTCGACGTCGTGACCTGGATCCAGCAGAACGCCGAGCCGGCGCTGGCCTACCGCTTTGCCTGCCGGGTCGGCATGTGCGGCTCCTGCGCCATGACGGTGAACGGCGCGCCGCGCTGGACCTGCCGGACCCATGTCCGCCGGGTGGCAAAGGCCGGGCGGCTACACATCGCGCCGCTGCGCAACCTGCCGGTGATCCGGGACCTTGCCGCCGACCTGGCGCCCTTCTTCGACAAGTGGACGGCGGCAGGCGGCGCCTTCGCCCCGACCGCGACCCGCGACGACCCGCCGGCGGAAATTCCGCCGCAAACGCCGGAGCGGGCGGCGGCGGACGCCGGCATCGAATGCATCAACTGCGCGGTCTGCTACGCCGCCTGCGATACCGTGGCGATGGCGCCGGACTATCTCGGCCCGGCGGCGCTCAACCGGGCCTGGACGCTCGTCAACGACGCGCGGGACGGCGGGCAGGCGGCGCGGATCGCGGCGGTATCGGGCGGCAACGGCTGCGCCAACTGCCATTCGCACCAGAGCTGCGCCGAGCTGTGCCCGAACGGGCTGAGCCCGACCGCGGCGATCGCCGGGCTGAAGCGCGCGGCCGGCCGCGCCTGGCTGCGTGGCGGCGCGTAACGCCGTGACGGACATCCGGCTCTACATGCTGCAACGGATCAGCGCCATGATCCTCGCGCCGCTGATCGTCGGCCATATCGCGACCATGATCGTCGCGGTGCAGAACGGGCTGAGCGCGGCGGAAATCCTCGGCCGGACCCAGGGCAGCATCTGGTGGGGCCTGTTCTATGGCCTGTTCGTCGCCGCGGTGTCGGTCCATGCCGCCATCGGCCTGCGCACGGTCGCCTTCGAATGGCTGAAGCTGAAGGGCCGCGCGCTCGACCTGCTCGCCTGGGCTGTCTTCGCCGGCCTGCTGATCCTCGGCGCGCGCGCCGTCGCGGCGGTGGTGCTGTGACGGCTTCATCGGCCGCGCCGAAGGCCCAGGTTCGCGCCCGAATTCACGCGGGCGCGCATCGCGGCCATCCGCTGTGGATCGCCTGGCTGGTCCACCGCCTGTCCGGTCTCGCCCTGGCCCTCTTCCTGCCCGCCCACTTTCTCGTGCTCGGCCTGGCGCTCACCGATCCCGCCGCGCTGGACGGCGCGTTGCGCTGGATGGACAACCCCTGGGTCAAGGCGGCGGAAACCGGCCTCGTCCTGCTGCTCGGCCTGCACCTGTTCGGCGGCCTGCGGCTGCTCGCGCTCGAATTCCTGCCCTGGTCGCCGCGCCAGAAGACCCTCGCCGCCGCCGCCGTCGCGCTGGCCTGTGCGGTTTCGGTCGGCTTCCTGCTGAGCGCGGTCTGACCCGTGCCGGGAACGCCCGAAACATGATGGCCGCGGACCTCGAGCGGCACAATGCCGACATCCTGATCGTCGGCGCGGGCGGGGCCGGCCTGTTCGCGGCCCTGCACGCCTGCCGGGCGGCGCCCGAACTGTCCGTGACGATCGCCGTCAAGGGCCTGCTCGGCAAGTCCGGCTGCACCCGCATGGTCCAGGGCGGCTACAATGTGGCGCTCGGCCCCGGCGATTCGGTCGAGCGGCATTTTATGGACACGATCGCCGGCGGCAAGTGGCTGCCGCACCAGGAGATGGCGTGGCGGCTGTGCGAGACCGCGCCGGTGCGCGTCCGCGAGCTGGAAAACGAGATCGGCTGCTTCTTCGACCGCAACCCGGACGGCACGCTGCACCAGAAGGCCTTCGCCGGCCAGTCCTTCGACCGGACGGTCCACAAGGGCGACCTGACCGGCATCGAGATCGTCAACCGGCTGATGGAGCAGGTCCTCGCCCGGCCGGTCGACCGGCTGGAGGAACACCGGGCGCTCGCCCTTGTGCCGGACCGCGCGGGCGGGGCGCTCGCCGGCGTGCTGTTCGCCGACATGCGCAGCGGCGCCTTCCGCTTCGTCCGGGCGCGCGCCGTGCTGCTGGCGACCGGCGGCGGGCCGACCATGTACCGCTACCACACGCCGTCCGGCGACAAGAGCATGGACGGGCTGGCCATGGCCCTGCGCCGCGGCCTGCCCCTGCGCGACATGGAAATGGTGCAGTTCCATCCGACCGGCCTGCTCGCCGGACCGGACACGCGCATGACCGGCACGGTGCTGGAGGAAGGGCTGCGCGGCGCCGGCGGCCACCTGCTGGACGGCGACGGCCGGCGCTTCATGTTCGATCACGACGAGGCGGGCGAGCGCGCGACCCGCGACATCGTCAGCCGGGCGATCTTCGAGGAGATGCGCAAGGGCCGGACGACGCCCAACGGCGGCGTCTACATCGCCATGAGCCATCTGGGGCCGGAGACGGTGCGCGACCGGTTCGGCGGCATGGTAAGGCGCTGCGCCGACAGCGGCTTCGATCTCGCCGGCGGGCGGGTCGAGGTCGTGCCGACGGCGCATTATTTCATGGGCGGCCTGGTCTGCGACCCCGATACGCGCACGGACCTGCCCGGCCTCTACGTCGCCGGGGAGGACGCCGGCGGCGCCCACGGCGCCAACCGGCTCGGCGGCAACGGGGTGGCCAACTCGACGGTCTTCGGCGGCATCGCCGGCGACACGATGGCGAGGGACCTGGCCGGCCCGGGCGCGCCCTTCCGCAACCCGGACGAAGACCTGCTGGCGGCGGAAATCGACCGCGCCCTGCACCCGTTCGGCCGGGCCGGTTCGGGAGGTCCGGCGGGCGATGTGCACGCGCTGCGCCGGCGGCTCATGGACCTGATGTGGGACGATGCCGGCGTCATCCGGACCGCCGATTGCCTCCGGCGCGCGGTTGCGCAGCTCGGCGAGTTGAAGGCGGAACTGCTGGACACCGGCCTCGCCGATACGGGCCGGGTCTTCAACCTGACCTGGCACGACTGGCTGAACCTGCGCAGCCTGGTCGAGGTCTCGGAAGCGGTCGCGGCCGCCGCCCTGGCGCGGGAAAACTCCTGCGGCGCCCATTACCGGGAGGATTGCCCGGACGAGGGCGACCCGGCCGCCGCCAGCTTCACCGTGATCCGCCGGGACGGCGGCGGCCTTGATGTTTCGCGCCAGCCGGTCAATTTCTCCATCGTGCAGCCGGGCGAGTCGCTGCTCGGCGAAGACCATGCCACGCTCGCCGCGGTCTGACCGGAGATCGGGCTGAAAGAGACATGCCGATGATCGCCATCGACAGCATCCACCGCACCGCGCTCACCCTGATGAGCAAGGCGGCGATCGAGATTCCCGACGATTATCTCGACGGGCTGCGCCGGGCCGCCGACGCGGAGGACGGCGATCTCTCCTCCTTCGTGCTGGAGGCCATGCTGGAGAATTACGACGCCGCCAAGGAGGACGGCCGGGCCATGTGCGGCGATACCGGCTGCCCGCGCTGGTACGTCAAGCTGGCCAACGAAGCGCAGGTGGAAGGCGGCCCGGTGGCGCTCGAACAGGCGCTGCGCCGGGCGACGGCGGACGCGACGCACAACATTCCCCTGCGCCCGAACCGGGTCCACCCACTCTGGCGCACCGACCACGACAACAATGTCGGCATCGCCGCGCCGGAGATCGAGGTCGCCTTCGAGCCGGACGGCGACTGGATCGACCTCACGACCGTCCACAAGGGCGGCCTGTTCGGCACCGACTACCGGATGCTGTTCCCGTCCGACGGGATCGAGGGCATCAAGCGCTTCTACCTCGATTCGCTGGTCGCCTTCGGCAAGCGCGGCCTGGCCTGCCAACCGGCGATTATCGGCATCGGCCTGGGCGGCTCCAAGGATGCCTGCATGGTGCTCGGCAAGCGCGCGGCCTGCCTGCGCGCGGTCGGCGACCGCAACCCGGACTTGGAGATCGCGGCGCTGGAGCGGGAGTTCATCGAGCTCGGCAACAGCATCGGCATGGGTGCCATGGGATTCGTCGGCAAGTCCATGGTCGTCGATTGCCATATCGAGGTCGGCTACTGCCACACCGGCGGCATGCAGATGAGCGTGCACGCCTTCTGCCTGTCGTCGCGCCGCGCCTGCGCCCGGCTCCACGGCGACGGCCGGGTCGAATACCGCACCGATCCGCTGTGGTTCACGCCGTACCAGCGCCGCGAGACGGTCGAGTGGCCGCCGGCCGCGGTTGCAGCGGCGGTCGCATGAACAAAGTCCGGCTGAGCACGACTCCGGACCGGGCGGCGCTCGCCGCGCTGTCCCTGGGCGACGTCGTCTATCTGGACGGCACGGTCTACACCGCCCGGGAAGGCGTCTACCGGCGCGTCGTCGAGGACGGCGAG
The genomic region above belongs to Rhodospirillaceae bacterium and contains:
- a CDS encoding thioredoxin domain-containing protein; amino-acid sequence: MNHNRLLTVVPVLLAAFVLAFGAFALPARAEIASVKDALKEIGYGKAGAPVLIYGFESLSCPHCREFHVGAWPRIKKTYVDTGKVRFVLRDFPHNAQGFLGILTARCLGPARAKGMVEILFANQAQWAFLGRDKFYTALGRYARLGGLSDADFKACLDSKDIVKGISDSVNDATARFKIQSVPTFLIGTKKQIESGAAKRVDGARPFETFDRIIKEALAAAGK
- a CDS encoding DciA family protein, producing the protein MARRSASSPASAAAPAKRAARRGSGMRHIAPAAAAAARPALRKRGLAVAGVLADWHRIVGAFLAGATAPEKLVAGRSLPEGGRDAGVLHLRVGSPALAPEIAHLAPQIIEKVNGYFGYRAVARLHILHAPVSCPDTRPENRRAGVAPPDAAPADKESVRRQTAGIEDDGLRDALQRLGEAVAARQGRG
- the mutY gene encoding A/G-specific adenine glycosylase, yielding MPDARATDALLSAALSAAGARLEAGFGGPAQASAALLDWYGRHARDLPWRVPTGAAGRPDPYRVWLSEIMLQQTTVAAVAGYFARFVARWPAVGDLAAAPLDDVLHAWQGLGYYARARNLHRCARAIMQEHGGVFPDTEDALRALPGIGAYTAAAVAAIAFGRPATVVDGNVERVMARLHAVETPLPAAKPVLRRLAALTTPDGGPDGRPGDYAQAVMDLGATVCTARAPQCLLCPWSAGCAAYRRGVAADLPRRAPKKAKPLRRGIVWWIERPDGRVLLQRRPETGLLGGMMEFPGTGWTEAGPQGAEPSGRPPVAVTAERDAGTVGHVFTHFRLELAVRTARTEDRTGESASGAVWEDPARLDRQALPTVMKKVARAALGRDNPRDDRGPAAAGRGERT
- the cobB gene encoding NAD-dependent protein deacylase, producing the protein MRGRKRGNIVVLTGAGISKESGLDTFRDADGLWSRVNLEDVATPEGFARNPKMVHDFYNHRRRELQSDNVRANAAHAALGRLEAEWPDSVLVVTQNIDALHEEGGSKNLIHMHGEMLKARCDLCGAVHGWTGDMDIGTVCPACERAGGIRPHVVWFGEMPFEMERISRALAQCSLFVSIGTSGNVYPAAGFVQEAIFSARAHTVELNMEPSEGATMFAETVYGPATEVVPAWVERVLEEGF
- a CDS encoding uracil-DNA glycosylase family protein, giving the protein MSEALDAPALDALWREVRGCTLCAADLPLGPRPVLRPSATARLLIVGQAPGTKVHESGIPWNDPSGDRLRGWMGISRETFYDRRRIAIMPMGFCYPGRLPRGGDAPPRPECAPHWHAALLALMPAVELTLLVGGYAQAHYLGPRRGRTLTETVARWRDFLPGTLPTPHPSWRTRGWVARNPWFEAELLPDLRARVAALVGAEAGERPDFE
- a CDS encoding argininosuccinate synthase, which codes for MSKTSGVKKVVLAYSGGLDTSVILRWLQDTYGCEVVTFTADLGQGEELEPARRKAEMLGIREIYVEDLREDFVRDYVFPMFRANAVYEGTYLLGTSIARPLIAKRQIEIAEETGADAVAHGATGKGNDQVRFELTYLALKPDIRIIAPWREWDLTSRARLVDYAEKHQIPVPRDKRGEPPFSQDANLLHISSEGKVLEDPAQAADLDLILTRMVSPMDAPDRPAEIEIAFERGDPVAIDGEALSPAALLTRLNELGGANGIGAIDIVENRFIGMKSRGVYETPGGTILFHARRAMESITLERGAAHLKDELMPRYAELVYNGFWFAPEREMLQAAIDHASERVNGTVRLKLYKGNVMVTGRTSPNSLYDEAIVTFEEDAGAYDQRDAEGFIRLNALRLQLLGRQRGR
- the folD gene encoding bifunctional methylenetetrahydrofolate dehydrogenase/methenyltetrahydrofolate cyclohydrolase FolD gives rise to the protein MDRSNVIDGKAFAARLRATVARQAAVLKAEHGLVPGLAVVLVGEDPASQVYVRNKGKATVEAGLNSFEHKLPPETDQETLLALVRQLNGDPAVHGILVQLPLPDHVSETAVLDAIDPDKDVDGFHVVNAGRLATGGQALVPCTPRGCLMMLKDRLGELKGLRALVLGRSNIVGKPMAQLLLGEHCTVTIAHSRTRDLAGECRRADILIAAVGRPRMVPGDWIAPGATVIDVGINRIPDDRPGAAEGKMRLVGDVDFDSAVEVAGAITPVPGGVGPMTIACLLANTVTAACQQAGIEEPAG
- a CDS encoding YggT family protein, with protein sequence MCTIVQLIDMILGIFTWILIIYIVLSLLLSFGVINAYNRFVNVVFDGLQRLIEPVLGPIRRFLPQTGALDFSPIVVFLGIWVLRSLLAEYAVIPACTGMAFR